A portion of the Tamandua tetradactyla isolate mTamTet1 chromosome 16, mTamTet1.pri, whole genome shotgun sequence genome contains these proteins:
- the GYS1 gene encoding glycogen [starch] synthase, muscle codes for MPLYRSLSVSSLPGLEEWEDEFDLENTVLFEVAWEVANKVGGIYTVLQTKAKVTGDEWGDNYFLVGPYTEQGVRTQVELLEAPTPPLKRTLDSMNSKGCKVYFGRWLIEGGPLVVLLDVGASAWALERWKGELWDTCSIGVPWYDREANDAVLFGFLVTWFLGEFLAQSEEKPHVVAHFHEWLAGVGLCLCRARRLPVATIFTTHATLLGRYLCAGAVDFYNNLENFNVDKEAGDRQIYHRYCMERAAAHCAHVFTTVSQITAIEAQHLLKRTPDIVTPNGLNVKKFSAMHEFQNLHAQSKARIQEFVRGHFYGHLDFNLDKTLYFFIAGRYEFSNKGADVFLEALARLNYLLRVNGSEQTVVAFFIMPARTNNFNVETLKGQAVRKQLWDTANTVKEKFGRKLYESLLVGSLPDMNKMLDKEDFTMMKRAIFATQRQSFPPVCTHNMLDDSSDPILTTIRRIGLFNSSADRVKVIFHPEFLSSTSPLLPVDYEEFVRGCHLGVFPSYYEPWGYTPAECTVMGIPSISTNLSGFGCFMEEHIADPSAYGIYILDRRFRSLDDSCSQLTSFLYSFCQQSRRQRIIQRNRTERLSDLLDWKYLGRYYMSARHMALAKAFPDHFTYEPHEADAAQGYRYPRPASVPPSPSLSRHSSPHQSEDEEEPRDGPPDDGERYDEDEEAAKDRRNIRAPEWSRRASSASSSGGSKRGSVDTAPSSSLSTPSEPLSPASSLGEERN; via the exons ATGCCTCTCTACCGCAGTTTGTCCGTGTCCTCGCTGCCAGGACTAGAGGAATGGGAGGATGAGTTCGACCTGGAGAACACGGTGCTCTTCGAGGTGGCCTGGGAGGTGGCCAACAAGG TGGGCGGCATCTACACGGTGCTGCAGACGAAGGCAAAGGTGACAGGGGATGAGTGGGGTGACAACTACTTCCTGGTGGGGCCGTACACGGAGCAGGGTGTGAGGACCCAGGTGGAGCTGCTGGaggcccccaccccgcccctgaAGAGGACCCTGGACTCCATGAACAGCAAAGGCTGCAAG gtGTATTTTGGGCGCTGGCTGATTGAAGGTGGCCCCCTGGTGGTGCTCTTGGATGTGGGGGCCTCTGCCTGGGCCCTAGAGCGGTGGAAGGGGGAGCTCTGGGACACCTGCAGCATCGGGGTGCCCTGGTACGACCGCGAGGCCAATGATGCCGTCCTCTTTGGCTTCCTCGTCACCTGGTTCCTGGGTGAG TTCCTGGCGCAGAGCGAGGAGAAGCCACACGTGGTCGCGCACTTCCACGAATGGCTGGCAGGCGTAGGGCTCTGCCTGTGCCGGGCCCGGCGGCTGCCGGTGGCCACTATCTTCACCACCCACGCCACGCTGCTGGGGCGCTACCTGTGCGCGGGCGCCGTGGACTTCTACAACAACCTGGAGAAC TTCAACGTGGACAAGGAGGCAGGAGACCGGCAGATCTACCACCGCTACTGCATGGAACGCGCGGCTGCCCACTGCGCCCACGTCTTCACCACCGTGTCCCAGATCACGGCCATCGAGGCACAGCACCTCCTCAAGAGGACACCAG ATATTGTGACCCCAAATGGACTGAATGTGAAGAAGTTTTCCGCTATGCACGAGTTCCAGAATCTCCATGCTCAGAGCAAGGCTCGGATCCAGGAGTTTGTGCGGGGCCACTTTTATGG CCACCTGGACTTCAATTTGGACAAGACCTTGTACTTCTTTATCGCCGGCCGTTATGAGTTCTCCAACAAGGGGGCGGACGTCTTCCTGGAGGCCTTGGCCAGGCTCAACTATCTGCTCAGA GTGAATGGCAGTGAGCAGACGGTGGTCGCTTTCTTCATCATGCCAGCTAGGACCAACAACTTCAACGTGGAAACCCTCAAGGGCCAAGCCGTTCGCAAGCAGCTTTG GGACACGGCCAACACAGTGAAGGAGAAGTTTGGGAGGAAGCTGTACGAGTCCTTGTTGGT GGGCAGCCTCCCAGACATGAACAAGATGCTGGACAAGGAGGATTTCACCATGATGAAACGGGCCATCTTTGCCACACAG CGGCAGTCTTTTCCCCCGGTGTGCACCCACAATATGCTGGATGACTCTTCGGACCCGATCCTGACCACCATTCGCCGAATTGGCCTCTTCAATAGCAGTGCTGACAGGGTCAAG GTGATTTTCCACCCGGAGTTCCTTTCCTCCACAAGCCCCCTGCTCCCCGTGGACTATGAGGAGTTTGTCCGTGGCTGCCACCTCGGGGTTTTCCCCTCCTACTACGAACCTTGGGGCTACACGCCGG CCGAGTGCACAGTCATGGGCATCCCCAGTATCTCCACCAACCTCTCCGGCTTCGGCTGCTTCATGGAGGAGCACATCGCAGACCCTTCGGCGTACG GCATCTATATTCTGGACCGGCGCTTCCGCAGCCTGGACGACTCCTGCTCGCAGCTCACCTCCTTCCTCTACAGCTTCTGCCAGCAGAGCCGGCGGCAGCGCATCATCCAGCGGAATCGCACGGAGCGCCTCTCCGACCTGCTAGACTGGAAATACCTGGGCCGG TACTACATGTCCGCGCGCCACATGGCGCTGGCCAAGGCCTTTCCGGACCACTTCACCTACGAGCCCCACGAGGCGGACGCG GCCCAGGGCTACCGCTACCCGCGCCCCGCCTCGGTGCCGCCGTCGCCTTCGCTGTCGCGACACTCGAGTCCCCACCAGAGCGAGGACGAGGAGGAACCCCGGGACGGGCCGCCGGACGATGGCGAGCGCTACGATGAGGATGAGGAGGCCGCCAAGGACCGGCGCAACATCCGCGCCCCGGAGTGGTCGCGCCGCGCCTCCAGTGCCTCTTCCAGCGGCGGGAGCAAGCGCGGCTCGGTGGACACAGCGCCCTCCAGCTCGCTCAGCACCCCCAGCGAGCCTCTCAGCCCCGCCAGCTCCCTGGGAGAGGAGCGCAACTAA
- the FTL gene encoding ferritin light chain: MSSQIRQNYTADVEASVNRLVNRYLRASYTYLSLGFYFDRDDVALKGVDHFFRELAKEKREGAEHLLKMQNQRGGRALFQDVQKPSQDEWGTTLDAMEAALVLEKSLNQALLELHDLGSANSDPHLCDFLENHFLDEEVKLIKKMGDHLTNLRRLASPQAGLGEYLFERLTLKHDD, from the exons ATGAGCTCCCAGATCCGCCAGAATTATACCGCCGATGTGGAGGCCTCTGTAAACCGCCTGGTCAACCGGTATCTGCGGGCCTCCTACACCTACCTCTCTCTG GGCTTCTATTTCGACCGTGACGATGTGGCCCTGAAGGGCGTGGACCACTTCTTCCGCGAGTTGGCTAAGGAAAAGCGCGAGGGGGCCGAGCATCTTTTGAAGATGCAAAACCAGCGCGGCGGCCGCGCGCTTTTCCAGGACGTGCAA AAGCCGTCCCAAGATGAGTGGGGCACGACCCTGGATGCCATGGAAGCTGCCCTGGTTCTCGAGAAGAGCCTGAACCAGGCCCTTTTGGAACTGCATGACCTGGGTTCTGCCAACTCGGACCCTCAT CTCTGTGACTTTCTGGAGAACCATTTTCTAGATGAGGAGGTGAAACTCATCAAGAAGATGGGCGACCACCTGACCAACCTCCGCAGGCTGGCCAGCCCGCAGGCCGGGCTGGGCGAGTATCTCTTTGAAAGGCTCACCCTCAAGCATGACGACTAG
- the BAX gene encoding apoptosis regulator BAX isoform X2: MGGDTPELTLEQVPQDASTKKLSECLKRIGDELDSNMELQRMIAAVDTDSPREVFFRVAAEMFSDGNFNWGRVVALFYFASKLVLKALCTKVPELIKTIMGWTLDFLRERLLGWIQDQGGWDGLLSYFGTPTWQTVTILVAGVLTASLTIWKKMG; this comes from the exons ATGGGGGGGGACACCCCCGAGCTGACCCTGGAGCAGGTGCCCCAGGATGCATCCACCAAGAAGCTGAGCGAGTGTCTCAAGCGCATCGGGGACGAATTGGACAGTAACATGGAGCTGCAAAG GATGATTGCAGCCGTAGACACAGACTCCCCCCGCGAGGTCTTTTTCCGAGTGGCGGCCGAAATGTTTTCCGATGGCAACTTCAACTGGGGCCGGGTTGTCGCCCTTTTCTACTTTGCCAGCAAACTGGTACTCAAG GCCCTGTGCACCAAGGTGCCTGAGCTGATCAAAACCATCATGGGCTGGACGCTGGACTTCCTTCGAGAGCGGCTGCTGGGCTGGATCCAAGACCAGGGTGGTTGG GATGGCCTTCTTTCCTACTTTGGGACCCCCACGTGGCAGACAGTCACCATCTTGGTGGCCGGAGTGCTCACCGCCTCGCTCACCATCTGGAAGAAGATGGGCTGA
- the BAX gene encoding apoptosis regulator BAX isoform X1 has product MGTLRPPRRTRREAAAGVAVMDPSGEQPRGAGPTSSEQIMKTGALLLQGFIQDRAGRMGGDTPELTLEQVPQDASTKKLSECLKRIGDELDSNMELQRMIAAVDTDSPREVFFRVAAEMFSDGNFNWGRVVALFYFASKLVLKALCTKVPELIKTIMGWTLDFLRERLLGWIQDQGGWDGLLSYFGTPTWQTVTILVAGVLTASLTIWKKMG; this is encoded by the exons ATGGGCACGCTGCGGCCGCCCAGGCGGACCCGGCGAGAGGCGGCGGCTGGAGTGGCGGTGATGGACCCATCTGGGGAGCAGCCCAGAGGCGCGG GGCCCACCAGCTCTGAGCAGATCATGAAGACAGGGGCCCTTTTGCTTCAGGG TTTCATCCAGGACCGAGCAGGGAGGATGGGGGGGGACACCCCCGAGCTGACCCTGGAGCAGGTGCCCCAGGATGCATCCACCAAGAAGCTGAGCGAGTGTCTCAAGCGCATCGGGGACGAATTGGACAGTAACATGGAGCTGCAAAG GATGATTGCAGCCGTAGACACAGACTCCCCCCGCGAGGTCTTTTTCCGAGTGGCGGCCGAAATGTTTTCCGATGGCAACTTCAACTGGGGCCGGGTTGTCGCCCTTTTCTACTTTGCCAGCAAACTGGTACTCAAG GCCCTGTGCACCAAGGTGCCTGAGCTGATCAAAACCATCATGGGCTGGACGCTGGACTTCCTTCGAGAGCGGCTGCTGGGCTGGATCCAAGACCAGGGTGGTTGG GATGGCCTTCTTTCCTACTTTGGGACCCCCACGTGGCAGACAGTCACCATCTTGGTGGCCGGAGTGCTCACCGCCTCGCTCACCATCTGGAAGAAGATGGGCTGA